From one Gemmatimonadota bacterium genomic stretch:
- a CDS encoding cupin domain-containing protein: MELPTRPELVRPASGSGAEAVTDLALLRIRGTGTRLLEVAMMRIRRWTLTCAVVGAALSVATPVTAQQAGEYQRSSSGTRMLEFPNGTAIRLLLDASNLGSSELEVAEITFPVGTDPASGHRHGATEIFYVVEGVLGHVVNDEEHRLEPGMVGVVKPGDMVTHRVLSDVPVKALVLWLPGGEANRIAPYERWTPIPER; this comes from the coding sequence GTGGAGCTGCCGACTCGGCCGGAGCTGGTCCGGCCCGCATCCGGAAGTGGCGCCGAGGCGGTCACGGACCTCGCGCTCCTGCGCATCCGCGGCACGGGCACTCGTTTGCTGGAGGTAGCGATGATGCGGATCCGGAGGTGGACGCTCACGTGCGCGGTCGTCGGAGCGGCGCTGTCGGTCGCCACGCCGGTGACGGCCCAGCAGGCGGGCGAGTACCAGCGCTCCAGCTCCGGCACTCGCATGCTGGAGTTCCCCAACGGCACGGCCATCCGCTTGCTCCTGGACGCATCCAATCTGGGCTCCTCCGAGCTCGAGGTGGCCGAGATCACCTTCCCGGTCGGCACGGATCCAGCGAGCGGGCACCGGCACGGAGCCACGGAGATCTTCTACGTGGTCGAAGGCGTTCTGGGGCACGTGGTCAACGACGAAGAGCATCGCCTCGAGCCCGGGATGGTGGGCGTGGTCAAGCCGGGCGACATGGTCACGCATCGGGTCCTGTCCGACGTTCCCGTCAAGGCGTTGGTGCTGTGGCTGCCGGGGGGAGAGGCGAACCGAATCGCGCCGTACGAACGCTGGACACCGATCCCGGAGCGGTGA
- a CDS encoding methyltransferase domain-containing protein, with translation MATSQEWQLAGGAAERYASVLVPTILGPAAEALVRWVVPRPGEVVLDLGCGTGAATRAAARAVGSAGHVFGVDVQPGMLDVAARTSPIGDTVEWIEGSALALPLPDHSVTLALGAQVLQFLPDRASALRELKRVLQSGGRLAVSLWAPRAESPWFDHLVRAVEAEIGPDVAGGLDAAFALTDAAELESLLASAGLTDVESTHARLDLRIPGGAQFVRRHVAATPMAAGFTAAPGDVQEAVVARVAEGMRGYERGQDYVVPFTLVLGRARG, from the coding sequence ATGGCGACCTCACAGGAATGGCAGCTCGCGGGCGGCGCGGCCGAGCGCTACGCGTCCGTGCTCGTGCCCACGATCCTGGGCCCCGCGGCGGAAGCGCTCGTCCGCTGGGTAGTCCCGCGACCCGGAGAGGTCGTGCTGGACCTCGGCTGCGGAACGGGCGCGGCCACACGCGCGGCGGCCCGGGCCGTCGGCAGCGCGGGACACGTCTTCGGCGTGGACGTCCAGCCCGGGATGCTCGACGTGGCGGCGCGCACGTCGCCGATCGGGGACACGGTGGAGTGGATCGAGGGCTCCGCTCTGGCGCTCCCGCTGCCGGACCACTCGGTCACGCTCGCGCTGGGCGCTCAGGTCCTGCAGTTCCTCCCGGACCGAGCCAGCGCGCTTCGTGAGCTCAAGCGCGTGCTCCAGTCCGGGGGCCGGCTGGCGGTGAGCCTGTGGGCTCCTCGCGCCGAAAGCCCCTGGTTCGATCACCTCGTTCGAGCGGTCGAAGCGGAGATCGGCCCGGACGTCGCGGGCGGACTCGACGCAGCGTTCGCGTTGACGGACGCCGCGGAGCTCGAGTCCTTGTTGGCGAGCGCGGGACTGACGGACGTGGAGTCCACACACGCTCGTCTGGATCTGCGCATCCCGGGCGGCGCGCAGTTCGTCCGCCGCCACGTCGCGGCCACGCCCATGGCTGCGGGGTTCACCGCGGCTCCAGGCGACGTGCAGGAGGCCGTCGTGGCGCGCGTGGCGGAAGGCATGCGCGGATACGAGCGCGGCCAGGACTACGTCGTCCCTTTCACCCTGGTCCTGGGCCGCGCCCGGGGGTA